CCCGCTGCGCCTGGCCAGGAAGCTCGGGGACGCGGTGGCGCTCGACGCCGCCGTGCAGCGCGTCGAGCAGAAGGACGGACGGGTGGTCGTGCGTACGTCGCGGGGCACGGTGCGTGCCAAGCGCGTCGTCGTCGCCTGCCCGCCGCCGATGGTCCTCGACATCGACTGGTTCCCCCGGCTGCCGGTGCGCCGCACCCAGCTGCTGCGCCACATGGACATGGGCCAGCTGATGAAGTGCGACGCCGTGTACGAGACGCCGTTCTGGCGCGAGGACGGCCTCAACGGGTTCGGCATCAACGACGCCGGTGCCGCCCGCGCCGTCTTCGACAACTCCCCCGCCTCCGGCGACCCCGGTGTGCTGCTGGCGTTCGTGGGCGGCTCCACCTGGCGCAAGTTCGGACCGCTGTCGAGGAAGGAGCGGCGCGCCGCCGTCCTCGAGGGCTTCGCGGCGATGTTCGGCGAGAAGGCGCTCAAGCCCATCGAGTACACCGAGCAGGACTGGACCAAGGAGCGGTGGACCGGCGGCGGTCCGACCGCCTTCCACGCCCCCGGGACGCTGACCGACTTCGGCCCGGCGATCCGCCAGGTGTTCGGCCGCGTGCACTGGGCGGGCACCGAGACCTCGACGTACTGGTCGGGCTACATGGACGGCGCCGTCCGCGCCGGCCGGCGCGCGGCCCTCGAGGTCGGGGAGCGGCTGTGAGGCGGCCGGCAGGGCGCGGACTGGCCGCGCTGCTGGTCGGAGCGCTCGCGCTGCTGCTGCCGCCGGCCGCGGCCACCGGCGCGGAGGCCCCGGAGAAGTGGACCACCAGCGTCTTCGCGCGGGTCCCCTCCCCGGGCGCCCCGGCGTACGTGCACGCGCACACCAACAAGCGGGTCTACGCCGGCACGTACGCGGCGCCGGACGGCCAGGCGTCCAAGGTCTTCGAGTGGACCCGCGGCGGCACGCTCGTGCGGTCGTGGCGCGTCCCCGGCCAGGACCTCGACGGCGCGCACGGCGTCCAGGTGGCCGCCCAGACCCGCACCGGGCGACTGGTCGTCCTCGACACCACCACCTCGCGGGTGCTGACGCTGGACGTGCGGACCGGCCGCTGGCGCACCGTCGCCACGCTGCCCGAGGGGTCGGTGCCCAACTACGCGACCTGGGCCCCCGGCGGCCTCTACGTCACCGACTACGGCGACGGCGTCGTCCACCGCGTCACCCGGCGCGGCAAGGTCACCGAGTGGCTGCGCGACCCCGCGCTCGACGGCGTCCTGGGCTTCGGCACCACCGGCATCCGCTACCTGCCCGACGAGCGCGCCTTCCTGCTCACCCAGCAGACCCTGTCCACCGGCGCCAGCCTCCCGACCAACGGCGCCCTGCTGCGGGTCCCCCTCCAGGGCCGCGCCCCCGGCGAGGTCGAGGTCCTGTGGACCAGCCAGCCGACCGACCTGCCCGACGGCTTCGGCATCGGCCGGCGCACCGGTCACGTGTACGTCGCGATGGTCGGCCCCACCAACCGGATCGCCGAGATCGACCCGACCACCGGCGAGGAGGTCGACTCCTTCCCCGCCCTCCCGCTCGTCGGCGAGAACGGCTCGGAGATCCCCTTCGACTCCCCGTGCAACGCGACGTTCCTCGGCAAGGACGTGCTGGTCGCCAACCAGTCGGCCGTCCAGGGCGACGCCTCCCACCACGCCGTGCTGCGGGTCCACGTGGGCGAGCGGGGCCTGGCGCCGTACCTGCCGAGGAGGGCGACCTTCCGCTGAGGGGCCCGCTGGTCTCGACGCCCGCCTCGTCGCTGGCGCTCCTCGGCTGCTCGACCACCGGGCCGGCGGCCATCGGGTGGTCGAGCAGCGAGCGCCAGCGAGCGGGCGTCGAGACCACCAGATCGATAGCCTCCCCGCCATGAGCGCGCTGGCCGGACTGGTGGACAAGGGCCTGATGGCACCGGACTGGGCCGAGGCCCTGGCGCCGGTGGATGAGCAGGTGGCGGCGATGGGGGCGTTCCTGCGCGCGGAGATCGCCGCCGGTCGCAGCTACCTCCCGGCCGGGGAGCACGTCTTCCGCGCCTTCCGGCGCCCGCTGGCCGAGGTCAAGGTCCTCGTCGTGGGGCAGGACCCCTACCCCACTCCCGGCCACCCGATCGGCCTGTCCTTCGCGGTCGAGCGCGACGTGTGGCCGCTCCCGCGCAGCCTGGTCAACATCTACGTCGAGCTGCGCGACGACCTCGGTGTCGTGCCGCCGCGGCACGGCGACCTCAGCGGCTGGGCCGACAGCGGCGTCATGCTCCTCAACCGCGCCCTGACCGTCGCGCCGGGCGCACCGGCGTCGCACCGCGGCAAGGGGTGGGAGCCGATCACCTCGGCCGCCATCGCCGCGCTCGTACGCCGCCACGAGGCGGGCCACCCGCTCGTGGCCGTGCTCTGGGGGCGCGACGCGCAGTCGTTGCGGCCGGCGCTCGGCGACGTCCCGTGCATCGAGTCGGCGCATCCTTCCCCGCTCTCGGCGCGACGTGGCTTCTTCGGGTCACGTCCCTTCTCGCGGGCCGACGCGCTGCTGCGCGAGCAGGGCGGCACCCCGGTCGGCTGGACCCTGGACACCACCGCGGAATAGATTGAAGCCTCAACTACCTTGAGGTGACCATGACCCGCATGCCCGCGCTCTTCATCGGCCACGGAGCACCCCCGCTCCTCGACGACCCCATCTGGTCCGGCCAGCTGCGCGCGCTGGCCGCCGACCTGCCCCGACCCAGCGCGATCCTCATCGTGAGCGCGCACTGGGAGTCGGCCCCGCTGTCGCTGTCGGCGAGCGGCGTCCCCCTGGTCTACGACTTCGGCGGCTTCGACCCGAAGTACCACCAGATGACCTACGCGACGCCCGACGCCTCGGCGCTGGCCGCCCGGGTCGCGGCGATGATGCCGAGCACGGAGCCCGTGCACCAGCACTCCTCGCGCGGCCTCGACCACGGCGCCTGGGTGCCGCTGCGGATCATGTATCCCGAGGCCGACGTCCCGGTGCTGCAGATGTCGCTGCCCACCCACGACCCGGCGCGGCTGCTCGCGCTCGGCGCACGGCTGCGCGACCTGCGCGACGAGGGCGTGCTGGTGGTCGGATCGGGCTTCCTCACCCACGGCCTGCCGTTCCTGCGCGAGTTCCGCATCGACGCCGAGGCCCCGGGCTGGTCCCGCGACTTCGACGCGTGGGCCGGGGAGGCACTCACCCGCGGCGACGTCGACGAGCTCGCGGCGTACTCCTCCCGGGCGCCCGGCATGCCGTACGCCCACCCGACCGTCGAGCACTACGCGCCGCTGTTCGTCACCCTCGGCGCGGCCAGCGACCCCGGTCTCCCGCCGGAGCAGGTGATCGGGGCCGACGGCGAGTTCTGGATGGGGCTGTCGAAGCGATCCTTCGCCGTCGCCTAGCCCACTCGCTGGTCGAGCAGCGAGGAGCGCCAGCGACGAGCGGGCGTCGAGACCCGGTGACGCTCTCGCCTACCTGACGCGCAGCTTGCGCATCATCTTCAGGCCGCTGAGCATCCCCTTGACGTACTCGTCGTAGTCCTGGCCGGGGCGCGCGCCCATGACCTGCTTCTTCAGCACCGCCAGCTGCTGCACGTCGGTGTACTTCAACAGGCCCTGGTCACCGTGCCGGGCGCCGACACCGGAGGCCTTCACGCCGCCGGAGGGCGTGCCCTTGGAGGCGAAGGCGGTGGCGAGGATGTCGTTGATGTTGACGTTGCCGGACTCGATGCGCCGGGCGACCTCGGTCGCGCGGTCCAGATCGGTGCCCCAGACCGAGGCGTTGAGGCCGTAGTCGGTGTCGTTGGCCAGGGCCACGGCCTCGTCGACGGTGTCGTAGGCGTACAGGCTCACGACCGGGCCGAAGGTCTCGATCGTCGCGTGGATCGCGTCCGGCGGGGTGTTCTCGAGGATGGTCGGCTCGAAGAACGCCGGGCCGAGGTCGGGTCGCGGTCGACCACCGGTCAGCACCGTGGCGCCCTTGGCGACCGCGTCGTCGACGTGGCTCTTCACCCGCTCCATGTGGTCGACCGAGACCAGCGAGCCGAGGTCGGGGCCGAAGTCGTAGGCCGCGCGGACGTCGAGCGCCTCGGTGACGCGGACGAACTTCGCCTTGAACTCCTCGTAGCGCGAGCGCGGGAGGTACATCCGCTCGATGTGCATGCAGATCTGGCCGGTGTTGCCGAAGGCCCCGAAGATCGCGCCCTGCACGACCTCGTCGAGGTCGGCGTCCTCCAGGACGATCATCGGGTTCTTGCCGCCGAGCTCGAGGCAGCAGCCGATGAGGTTGCGGCCGCAGCGCTCACCGATGACGCGGCCGGTGGCGGTGGAGCCGGTGAACATCACGTAGTTGGCGTTGTCGATGAAGGTCGGGCCGACGTCGCCACCCTCGCCGCACACGACCTGGAACAGCCCCTTCGGCAGGCCGGCCTGCTCGAGCATCTCGATGCCCCACAGCGGGGAGAGCGCGGTCTTGTTGTCGGGCTTGAGCACGATGCCGTTGCCCGCCATCAGCGCCGAGATCGCGTCGGAGATCCCCGTGGCGAACGGGAAGTTCCAGGGCCCGATGATGCCGACGACCCCCTTGGGGACGCGCACCTCGGTGGAGGTGGTGAGGAACGGCACCGGGCCGCCGCGGGTGGTCGGGGCCAACAGCTTCTTGGCCCGCTTGAGGTAGTGGCCCATGACCATGGGCGGGTCGCAGGTCTCCTCGATGGCCATCCGGCGGTTCTTGCCGGACTCGACC
This genomic window from Nocardioides marinus contains:
- a CDS encoding SMP-30/gluconolactonase/LRE family protein → MRRPAGRGLAALLVGALALLLPPAAATGAEAPEKWTTSVFARVPSPGAPAYVHAHTNKRVYAGTYAAPDGQASKVFEWTRGGTLVRSWRVPGQDLDGAHGVQVAAQTRTGRLVVLDTTTSRVLTLDVRTGRWRTVATLPEGSVPNYATWAPGGLYVTDYGDGVVHRVTRRGKVTEWLRDPALDGVLGFGTTGIRYLPDERAFLLTQQTLSTGASLPTNGALLRVPLQGRAPGEVEVLWTSQPTDLPDGFGIGRRTGHVYVAMVGPTNRIAEIDPTTGEEVDSFPALPLVGENGSEIPFDSPCNATFLGKDVLVANQSAVQGDASHHAVLRVHVGERGLAPYLPRRATFR
- a CDS encoding uracil-DNA glycosylase codes for the protein MSALAGLVDKGLMAPDWAEALAPVDEQVAAMGAFLRAEIAAGRSYLPAGEHVFRAFRRPLAEVKVLVVGQDPYPTPGHPIGLSFAVERDVWPLPRSLVNIYVELRDDLGVVPPRHGDLSGWADSGVMLLNRALTVAPGAPASHRGKGWEPITSAAIAALVRRHEAGHPLVAVLWGRDAQSLRPALGDVPCIESAHPSPLSARRGFFGSRPFSRADALLREQGGTPVGWTLDTTAE
- a CDS encoding dioxygenase family protein; the encoded protein is MTRMPALFIGHGAPPLLDDPIWSGQLRALAADLPRPSAILIVSAHWESAPLSLSASGVPLVYDFGGFDPKYHQMTYATPDASALAARVAAMMPSTEPVHQHSSRGLDHGAWVPLRIMYPEADVPVLQMSLPTHDPARLLALGARLRDLRDEGVLVVGSGFLTHGLPFLREFRIDAEAPGWSRDFDAWAGEALTRGDVDELAAYSSRAPGMPYAHPTVEHYAPLFVTLGAASDPGLPPEQVIGADGEFWMGLSKRSFAVA
- a CDS encoding succinic semialdehyde dehydrogenase, which produces MTTTPAPTRLDRPASVTDELLARLAGRVSSDGSMAPWQLTEVYTGEKLVELPQSSPADIERAFAAARVAQAAWARRSVEDRLRVFKRAHTLFLDHAQQTADLIQVESGKNRRMAIEETCDPPMVMGHYLKRAKKLLAPTTRGGPVPFLTTSTEVRVPKGVVGIIGPWNFPFATGISDAISALMAGNGIVLKPDNKTALSPLWGIEMLEQAGLPKGLFQVVCGEGGDVGPTFIDNANYVMFTGSTATGRVIGERCGRNLIGCCLELGGKNPMIVLEDADLDEVVQGAIFGAFGNTGQICMHIERMYLPRSRYEEFKAKFVRVTEALDVRAAYDFGPDLGSLVSVDHMERVKSHVDDAVAKGATVLTGGRPRPDLGPAFFEPTILENTPPDAIHATIETFGPVVSLYAYDTVDEAVALANDTDYGLNASVWGTDLDRATEVARRIESGNVNINDILATAFASKGTPSGGVKASGVGARHGDQGLLKYTDVQQLAVLKKQVMGARPGQDYDEYVKGMLSGLKMMRKLRVR